In Nocardioides sp., the following proteins share a genomic window:
- a CDS encoding DUF5107 domain-containing protein codes for MPDSTKVRVTTLRIPAAELGAPDRLAHLQPIRALAAPGTELPYARFSDYGRDLTEREIPALELTNGQVTALVLPTLGGRVWSLFDHTLGRELLHRNSVLRFANFGLSDAWFAGGIEWNLGSTGHSPLSTRPLHAAVLELEGGDVLRLWEWERGHDLVLQIDLTLDGRRLLASTRILNPDQEEKPLYYWTNIAAPETSLSRVVAPARSAWMSAYDGGLAKVDLDEDTTRPAQSDHSADYFFDPAELEPDGVRFVAALEPDGSGFAQRSTSGLVGRKLFCWGRGAGGERWQEWLSGPGERYLEIQAGACPTQLDYGVIPAGGQRSWTESFGAVEVSSQGPYDDVVAAVSACLAEQESVADLEARHTAWLRAVADRAPDARVWGGSGWGHVESTLREQPPNPALPFDVVADDSAVALAALHGTDPEGAEPLPPVSDLWWQRLEGATGWWPLAALGFNLQCRDEVAAAKDAYERSRAIRPNLTAERGLAQLSQDPDQALIHYRRALDLAPDCRSLATEALDLLVHQARADDVLDWAEALPEGIRRHGSTRLRCAQAHAMRGDSASARAMLDDLIVPDLPEGSRELDRLWAQVCPGEPLPAHLDFRMVTEETDP; via the coding sequence ATGCCTGACTCCACAAAAGTACGCGTGACCACCCTGCGGATCCCCGCCGCCGAACTCGGCGCGCCCGACCGGCTGGCCCACCTCCAGCCCATCCGCGCGCTGGCCGCACCAGGCACCGAATTGCCGTACGCGCGCTTCAGTGACTACGGCCGCGACCTGACCGAGCGCGAGATTCCGGCCCTCGAACTCACCAACGGCCAGGTGACCGCGCTGGTGCTGCCCACGCTCGGCGGCCGGGTCTGGTCACTTTTCGACCACACGCTCGGGCGAGAGTTGCTGCACCGCAACTCGGTGCTGCGATTCGCCAACTTCGGCCTGAGCGACGCGTGGTTCGCCGGCGGCATCGAGTGGAACCTCGGCTCCACGGGTCACTCGCCGTTGTCCACGCGACCTCTCCACGCAGCTGTCCTCGAACTCGAGGGCGGCGACGTGCTGCGCCTGTGGGAGTGGGAGCGCGGCCACGACCTCGTCCTGCAGATCGACCTGACCCTTGACGGACGTCGCCTGCTCGCCTCGACTCGCATCCTCAACCCCGATCAGGAGGAGAAGCCGCTCTATTACTGGACCAACATCGCGGCTCCCGAGACGTCGCTGAGTCGCGTGGTCGCGCCCGCACGGTCGGCCTGGATGTCGGCGTACGACGGGGGGCTCGCCAAGGTCGACCTCGACGAGGACACGACGCGGCCCGCGCAGTCGGACCACTCGGCGGACTACTTCTTCGACCCGGCCGAGTTGGAGCCCGACGGAGTACGTTTCGTCGCCGCGCTGGAGCCGGACGGTTCCGGCTTCGCGCAACGCTCCACGTCCGGACTCGTCGGCCGCAAGCTCTTCTGTTGGGGCCGCGGCGCCGGCGGCGAGCGGTGGCAGGAATGGCTCAGCGGCCCGGGGGAGCGCTATCTGGAGATCCAGGCGGGAGCCTGCCCCACCCAACTCGACTACGGCGTCATCCCGGCTGGAGGTCAGCGTTCCTGGACCGAGTCCTTCGGCGCGGTCGAGGTGAGCAGCCAGGGGCCGTACGACGACGTGGTCGCCGCCGTGAGTGCCTGCCTGGCCGAGCAGGAGTCGGTGGCCGACCTCGAAGCCCGCCACACGGCCTGGCTGCGTGCCGTCGCCGACCGCGCTCCCGATGCGCGCGTCTGGGGTGGCAGCGGCTGGGGACACGTCGAGTCGACCCTGCGCGAACAACCGCCCAACCCGGCCCTGCCCTTCGACGTGGTCGCCGACGACAGCGCGGTGGCGCTGGCCGCCCTCCACGGCACCGATCCCGAAGGCGCCGAGCCGCTGCCGCCGGTCTCCGATCTCTGGTGGCAGCGACTGGAGGGCGCGACGGGTTGGTGGCCACTGGCCGCGCTCGGCTTCAACCTCCAGTGCCGCGATGAAGTAGCCGCGGCCAAAGATGCGTACGAGCGCTCGCGCGCGATCCGGCCCAACCTCACCGCCGAGCGCGGTCTGGCTCAACTCTCGCAGGATCCCGACCAGGCCCTGATCCACTATCGCCGCGCGCTCGACCTCGCACCGGACTGCCGCTCGCTGGCCACGGAGGCGCTCGATCTGCTCGTGCATCAGGCCCGGGCCGATGACGTGCTCGACTGGGCCGAGGCGCTGCCCGAGGGCATCCGTCGACACGGCAGCACTCGGCTCCGATGCGCACAGGCCCACGCGATGCGTGGCGACTCGGCATCGGCACGCGCGATGTTGGATGATCTGATCGTGCCTGACCTCCCGGAAGGCTCTCGGGAGTTGGACCGGCTCTGGGCTCAGGTCTGTCCCGGTGAGCCGTTGCCTGCGCACCTGGACTTCCGGATGGTGACCGAGGAGACCGACCCGTGA
- a CDS encoding DeoR/GlpR family DNA-binding transcription regulator — MSTQPDQAARWHLLLDALAERSALSVAEAADLLGVSAATVRRDFGELARRQLASRTHGGIVATSVAYNLPAKYRTSTDDPRERIAIAASARIAPGSIVAFNGGTTTTAIARRFAARTDLAEASEFTTVVTNALNIASDLVLRPSVRTVVIGGVARPQSYELHGPFASRVLKDLLVEDLFLGVDALGPDGASCRHLGEAGINSEMTEHAQRVTVVATAEKIGRVSLARICGLDRVDALITDTTAPTDLVEGLREAGVDVTTV; from the coding sequence GTGAGTACGCAACCCGATCAGGCGGCCAGGTGGCACCTGCTGCTCGACGCGCTGGCCGAACGCTCGGCGCTGTCGGTAGCCGAGGCGGCCGATCTGCTCGGGGTCAGTGCAGCGACCGTACGCCGCGACTTCGGCGAGCTGGCGCGCCGACAGTTGGCCTCGCGTACGCATGGCGGCATCGTGGCCACCTCGGTGGCCTACAACCTGCCGGCGAAGTACCGCACGTCCACCGACGATCCTCGCGAACGCATCGCCATCGCGGCCTCCGCGCGGATCGCGCCGGGATCGATCGTCGCCTTCAACGGTGGCACCACGACCACGGCGATCGCACGTCGCTTCGCCGCCCGTACGGATCTGGCCGAGGCCAGCGAGTTCACCACCGTCGTCACCAACGCCCTCAACATCGCCAGCGACCTGGTGCTCCGACCGAGTGTGCGCACGGTCGTGATCGGCGGCGTCGCGCGCCCACAGTCGTACGAGTTGCACGGTCCGTTCGCCAGCCGCGTCCTCAAGGACCTGCTCGTCGAGGACCTCTTCCTCGGCGTCGACGCGTTGGGTCCCGACGGGGCGAGCTGTCGACACCTCGGTGAGGCCGGGATCAATTCGGAGATGACCGAGCACGCTCAACGCGTCACGGTCGTGGCGACCGCCGAGAAGATCGGCCGAGTGTCGCTCGCGCGCATCTGCGGCCTCGACCGTGTCGACGCGTTGATCACCGACACGACCGCCCCGACCGACCTGGTCGAGGGCTTGCGCGAAGCCGGTGTCGACGTCACGACTGTCTGA
- a CDS encoding Nramp family divalent metal transporter — MSADSEAGQVPAARWKLIGPGLVVAATGVGAIDLVATLIAGQKFEYLLLWCVVVGCLMKIILVEGAGRFSLATGQTIFEGWRSLGAWTTWYFAPYIVIWGFVYGAAAMAGTGLPLYSLLGGLSVTWWGILSGLIGLALVWGGKYALFEKFLGALIGLMFVTMVGAALITLPNLPQLLNGLVPRIPDGGLINVLALAGGVGGTITLAAYGYWLREKGWSTPAFMKVMRIDNTVAYVVTGIFVLATLIVGAELLYSTGIAIDTKDKGLLDLSEVLADRYGRWAGKVFLIGFWAAAMSSLVGVWNGVSMMFADFMGNITGKSSDHEDSRAGGKWYRAYILWLTFPPMIMMFLGRPVWLILAYGVLGSFFMPFLAITLLWLLNSDRVPREWRNKWVSNVLMGICAIAFITLAVNELRKLITGG; from the coding sequence ATGTCTGCTGACTCGGAAGCCGGGCAGGTGCCTGCCGCACGTTGGAAGTTGATCGGACCGGGCCTGGTGGTGGCGGCCACCGGCGTGGGAGCGATCGACCTGGTCGCCACGTTGATCGCGGGCCAGAAGTTCGAATACTTGCTGCTCTGGTGCGTCGTCGTCGGCTGCCTGATGAAGATCATCCTGGTCGAGGGTGCAGGCCGCTTCAGCCTCGCGACCGGCCAGACCATCTTCGAAGGCTGGCGCTCGTTGGGCGCGTGGACGACGTGGTACTTCGCGCCGTACATCGTGATCTGGGGCTTCGTCTACGGAGCGGCCGCGATGGCCGGCACCGGGCTGCCGCTGTATTCGTTGCTCGGCGGGCTGTCCGTCACCTGGTGGGGCATCCTCTCCGGGCTGATCGGACTCGCCCTGGTCTGGGGCGGCAAGTATGCGCTGTTCGAGAAGTTCCTCGGGGCACTGATCGGATTGATGTTCGTGACCATGGTGGGCGCCGCGCTGATCACGCTGCCGAACCTGCCGCAACTGCTCAACGGCCTGGTCCCCCGCATCCCCGACGGCGGGCTGATCAACGTGCTGGCACTGGCCGGCGGCGTGGGCGGCACCATCACGTTGGCGGCGTACGGCTATTGGCTGCGCGAGAAGGGTTGGTCAACGCCGGCCTTCATGAAGGTCATGCGCATCGACAACACGGTCGCCTACGTCGTGACGGGGATCTTCGTGCTCGCCACGCTGATCGTCGGGGCCGAACTGCTCTATTCGACGGGCATCGCGATCGACACCAAGGACAAGGGCCTGCTCGACCTGTCCGAAGTGCTCGCCGATCGCTATGGCCGTTGGGCCGGCAAGGTGTTCCTGATCGGCTTCTGGGCAGCCGCCATGTCGTCGCTGGTCGGGGTCTGGAACGGCGTGAGCATGATGTTCGCCGACTTCATGGGCAACATCACCGGGAAGTCCAGTGACCACGAAGACTCCCGGGCCGGGGGCAAGTGGTATCGCGCCTACATCCTGTGGCTGACCTTCCCGCCGATGATCATGATGTTCCTGGGCAGGCCGGTATGGCTGATCTTGGCGTACGGCGTGCTCGGCTCGTTCTTCATGCCGTTCCTGGCCATCACCTTGCTGTGGCTGCTCAACAGCGATCGGGTGCCTCGCGAGTGGCGCAACAAGTGGGTGTCGAACGTGCTGATGGGGATCTGTGCGATCGCCTTCATCACGCTCGCGGTCAACGAACTACGCAAACTGATCACCGGCGGATAG
- a CDS encoding ATP-binding cassette domain-containing protein, with protein MGHVEVSAVRFDLPDGRVLLDDVSFRVGDGAKVALVGANGAGKTTLLRIITGDLTPSAGAVVRSGGLGVMRQFVGHGGADETVADLLLSVASARIRQAAAEVDRLELRLMEVEDEKTQMAYATALAEYAEAGGYDLEVTWDVVTTAAMGLSYDRAKHRSLATLSGGEQKRLVLEYLLAGPEEVLLLDEPDNYLDVPGKIWLEDKINASPKTILFISHDRELLNNTATRVVTVELGHAGPSRRSPGGAPLGTGNLVWTHPGGFASYHEARTDRFARFEELRRRWDEEHAKIKALVLRLKIKSEYNDGMSSQYRAAQTRLKKFEEAGPPIEQPREQQVKMRLKGGRTGKRAVVCEDLELTGLMKPFDLEVWYGERVAVLGSNGSGKSHFLRLLAAGGSDPDKEHLPVGAETIKPVDHTGKARLGARVRPGWFVQTHDHPELVGRTLLDILHRGDEHRAGLIREQAARVLDRYELAHAGEQRFESLSGGQQARFQILLLELSGATLLLLDEPTDNLDVQSAEALEAGLESFEGTVLAVTHNRWFARGFDRFLVYGADGAVYESDGPVWDEGRVTRAR; from the coding sequence GTGGGTCACGTGGAGGTCTCTGCTGTCAGGTTCGATCTGCCCGACGGGCGGGTGCTTCTCGACGACGTCAGTTTTCGCGTGGGCGACGGCGCGAAGGTGGCGCTCGTGGGGGCCAACGGGGCCGGCAAGACCACGCTGCTGCGGATCATCACCGGTGATCTGACACCGAGCGCAGGAGCAGTCGTACGCTCCGGGGGCCTGGGCGTGATGCGTCAGTTCGTCGGTCACGGCGGCGCGGACGAGACGGTCGCGGACCTGTTGCTGAGCGTCGCGTCGGCACGCATCCGGCAGGCGGCCGCCGAGGTGGACCGGCTCGAACTGCGGTTGATGGAGGTCGAGGACGAGAAGACCCAGATGGCGTACGCCACGGCGCTCGCGGAGTACGCCGAGGCTGGTGGCTACGACCTCGAGGTCACCTGGGACGTGGTCACGACCGCGGCGATGGGGTTGTCGTACGACCGGGCCAAGCACCGCTCGCTGGCCACGCTCAGCGGTGGTGAGCAGAAGCGACTGGTGCTGGAGTACCTGCTCGCCGGCCCCGAGGAGGTGCTGCTGCTCGACGAGCCGGACAACTATCTCGACGTGCCGGGCAAGATCTGGCTCGAAGACAAGATCAACGCCTCGCCGAAGACGATCCTGTTCATCAGCCATGACCGCGAGTTGCTCAACAACACCGCGACCCGGGTCGTCACGGTCGAGTTGGGCCACGCAGGCCCTTCGAGAAGGTCGCCTGGCGGCGCCCCCCTGGGGACAGGCAACCTGGTCTGGACGCACCCCGGCGGGTTCGCGAGTTATCACGAGGCCCGCACGGATCGCTTCGCGCGCTTCGAGGAGTTGCGCCGTCGCTGGGACGAGGAGCACGCCAAGATCAAGGCGCTGGTGCTGCGGCTGAAGATCAAATCCGAATACAACGACGGCATGTCGTCGCAATATCGCGCCGCCCAGACTCGTTTGAAGAAGTTCGAGGAGGCGGGACCGCCGATCGAGCAACCCCGCGAGCAGCAGGTCAAGATGCGCCTCAAGGGCGGCCGTACGGGCAAACGCGCGGTGGTCTGCGAGGACCTCGAACTCACCGGTCTGATGAAGCCGTTCGATCTGGAGGTCTGGTACGGCGAACGGGTCGCGGTGCTCGGCTCCAACGGCTCGGGCAAGAGCCACTTCCTGCGCCTGCTCGCCGCGGGTGGCTCGGACCCTGACAAGGAACACCTGCCGGTCGGTGCCGAGACCATCAAGCCGGTCGATCACACGGGCAAGGCGCGCCTGGGCGCGCGCGTACGCCCCGGTTGGTTCGTCCAGACCCACGACCACCCAGAACTCGTCGGTCGCACCCTGCTCGACATCCTGCATCGAGGCGACGAGCATCGAGCCGGACTGATCCGCGAGCAGGCAGCCCGGGTCCTGGATCGCTATGAACTAGCCCATGCGGGGGAGCAGCGTTTCGAGTCGCTCTCCGGCGGCCAGCAGGCGCGCTTCCAGATCCTGCTGCTCGAACTCTCCGGCGCGACCTTGCTGTTGCTCGACGAACCGACCGACAACCTCGATGTGCAGAGCGCCGAAGCCCTGGAGGCCGGACTCGAATCGTTCGAGGGCACGGTGCTCGCGGTGACCCACAACCGCTGGTTCGCTCGCGGCTTCGACCGCTTCCTGGTCTACGGCGCCGACGGCGCGGTGTACGAATCCGACGGCCCGGTGTGGGACGAGGGCCGCGTGACAAGGGCACGCTGA
- a CDS encoding trypsin-like peptidase domain-containing protein: MNDTQAFYPPFPQQPAPARRPRRTAFAAGVITASLLVGGSAGVGGAALWDATHDDAATTSQRAANEVSPAAPAKVQTGSIEEVAAKVLPSVVQIKLVTSQGAGSGSGIILTQDGQILTNHHVVEGADQGGRLTVSFNDGTTASATVVGTDPLTDTAVIKADGVSGLTPAQIGSSDALLVGQPVVAVGSPFGLDATVTSGIVSALDRPVNVSTDEAGNATTYPAIQTDAAINPGNSGGPLVDMNGDVVGINSSIRTASSMSGGQAGSIGLGFAIPIGEVLPIVEQMQAGETPTHARLGITVGDAASDAGVSGAVLRSVSPGGAAQDAGLRAGDVITSIDDTQITGADSLVATIRAHRPGDEVQIAYTRGGKAGDVSVTLESDAD; the protein is encoded by the coding sequence ATGAACGACACCCAAGCCTTCTATCCCCCGTTCCCCCAGCAGCCCGCGCCTGCACGTCGGCCGAGGCGTACGGCCTTCGCGGCAGGCGTGATCACCGCGTCGCTGCTCGTGGGCGGCAGCGCAGGGGTCGGCGGCGCGGCGCTGTGGGATGCCACCCACGACGACGCCGCGACCACCAGCCAGCGGGCGGCCAACGAGGTGTCACCCGCGGCTCCGGCCAAGGTGCAGACCGGTTCCATCGAGGAGGTCGCCGCGAAGGTGCTGCCCTCGGTGGTGCAGATCAAGTTGGTCACGTCCCAGGGTGCGGGCTCCGGCTCCGGCATCATCTTGACCCAGGACGGACAGATCCTGACCAACCACCACGTCGTCGAAGGTGCGGACCAGGGCGGTCGACTCACGGTGTCGTTCAACGACGGTACGACCGCCAGCGCCACCGTCGTCGGCACCGACCCGCTTACCGACACGGCCGTCATCAAGGCCGACGGCGTCAGTGGCCTGACTCCTGCACAGATCGGTTCGTCCGACGCCCTGCTCGTCGGGCAGCCGGTCGTCGCGGTCGGCTCCCCCTTCGGCCTGGACGCCACCGTGACCAGCGGCATCGTCAGCGCCCTCGACCGCCCGGTCAACGTGAGCACCGACGAGGCCGGGAACGCCACGACTTACCCCGCGATCCAGACCGACGCCGCGATCAATCCCGGCAACAGCGGTGGCCCGCTCGTGGACATGAACGGCGACGTGGTCGGGATCAACTCCTCGATCCGTACGGCCAGTTCCATGTCGGGCGGTCAGGCGGGTTCCATCGGCCTCGGCTTCGCCATCCCGATCGGCGAGGTGCTGCCGATCGTCGAGCAGATGCAGGCCGGCGAGACGCCGACCCACGCACGACTCGGCATCACGGTCGGCGATGCTGCCTCAGATGCCGGAGTGTCCGGCGCGGTGCTCCGCTCGGTCTCGCCCGGCGGCGCAGCCCAGGACGCGGGTCTGCGTGCGGGCGACGTGATCACGAGCATCGACGACACCCAGATCACCGGCGCCGACTCGCTGGTCGCCACCATTCGAGCACATCGTCCGGGCGATGAGGTACAGATCGCGTACACCCGTGGCGGCAAGGCCGGTGACGTCTCCGTGACGCTGGAGTCCGACGCCGACTAG
- a CDS encoding lipase family protein has product MLRRLATVVGVALLATVLTAPANAVVEPPRPTFYEAPSVLPSTNGAVIRSEQMTYKLDPLKANTVAMNSWRILYRSTNRVGKPIAVSGTVLVPKAAWFGFGRRPVIGYAAGTQGMADKCAPSRQFSEGLEYEGAFISGLLARGYAVVMTDYEGLGTAGVHTYMDRVSQGRAVLDSVRAAQRLSGTGLSSLNPVGLQGYSQGGGAAASAAELAASYAPELSIKGASVGAVPADLKKVAQKIDGTMWAEFLLYAARGLSQSYGIDPHSVTNDLGDKKMDEIEGHCVFDLFSNSFVKSSTLTDSGQSLVQIMDSEPWRTMVEQQRIGTLKPAFPVLVTHSALDDTIPYDQGKAMAKSWCAKGANVRFSTNLNPGHLGGMLATSTEMYGFFEARFAGLPQWSNCWIL; this is encoded by the coding sequence ATGCTGCGCAGACTCGCGACCGTTGTTGGTGTTGCCCTCCTCGCGACGGTGTTGACCGCGCCCGCCAATGCGGTGGTCGAGCCGCCGCGACCAACCTTCTATGAGGCGCCGTCCGTGCTGCCCAGCACCAACGGTGCCGTCATCCGTTCCGAGCAGATGACCTACAAACTCGACCCGTTGAAGGCCAACACGGTCGCGATGAACTCGTGGCGCATCCTGTATCGCAGCACCAACCGTGTCGGAAAGCCGATCGCGGTCTCCGGCACGGTGTTGGTACCCAAGGCTGCCTGGTTCGGCTTCGGCCGGCGCCCGGTCATCGGGTATGCCGCGGGCACCCAGGGGATGGCCGACAAGTGCGCCCCCTCGCGGCAGTTCAGCGAGGGTCTGGAGTACGAAGGGGCGTTCATCTCGGGGCTGCTGGCTCGTGGCTACGCCGTGGTGATGACCGACTACGAGGGCCTGGGCACTGCCGGGGTACACACCTACATGGATCGGGTCTCCCAGGGCCGCGCTGTGCTCGACTCCGTACGCGCTGCGCAGCGGCTCTCCGGCACCGGCTTGAGCAGCCTCAACCCGGTCGGTCTTCAGGGCTATTCGCAAGGTGGTGGCGCCGCGGCGTCGGCCGCGGAACTCGCTGCGTCGTACGCCCCCGAACTCTCGATCAAGGGAGCCTCGGTCGGCGCCGTCCCCGCCGACCTCAAGAAGGTGGCGCAGAAGATCGACGGCACCATGTGGGCGGAGTTCCTCCTCTACGCAGCCCGCGGCCTCTCGCAGTCGTACGGCATCGACCCCCACTCGGTCACCAACGACCTGGGTGACAAGAAGATGGACGAGATCGAGGGGCACTGCGTCTTCGACCTGTTCAGCAACTCCTTCGTGAAGTCGTCGACCCTGACCGACTCCGGCCAGTCGCTGGTGCAGATCATGGACTCCGAGCCGTGGCGCACCATGGTGGAGCAGCAGCGGATCGGCACCCTCAAGCCGGCCTTCCCGGTCTTGGTGACCCACTCGGCGCTCGACGACACGATCCCCTACGACCAGGGCAAGGCGATGGCCAAGTCGTGGTGTGCCAAGGGTGCGAACGTGCGCTTCTCCACCAACCTCAACCCTGGTCACCTGGGCGGGATGCTGGCCACCTCGACCGAGATGTACGGCTTCTTCGAGGCGCGCTTCGCCGGCCTGCCGCAGTGGAGCAACTGCTGGATCCTGTGA
- a CDS encoding Dyp-type peroxidase — MTSSRPSRRGLLGYAGAGGAGLLAGVGGALALSGQDEAVATVSPTVPGRISPYGLHQPGVTSRTPRANRLLALDLRRDVDAEALGRLMRQWTGTIEAATQGHAPPGDTIRDLAQDNVDLSVVVGWGPRLFRRLGLAAPGGLSPVPAFRHDKLLERWNGGDLLVMVGAADDTSVVHLVRRLMLDAEPFARPRWEQVGSWRGLDADQAPTTGRNLFGQVDGTGNLRPEDPLFDSTVWAKTPDWFAGGTTLVVRRIEMDLDVWESLTRDEMERSVGRDLDTGAPLTGGSERDQPDLSARDSGGRLIVPADSHVRRSHPSQNGGARILRRGLNYTEFDAASGRSHAGLIFCSFQADIATQFVPLQQRLDEGDALNEWTTAIGSAEFAILPGFERGGWLGERLLG; from the coding sequence GTGACCTCGTCTCGTCCGTCTCGTCGCGGTCTGCTCGGCTACGCCGGAGCGGGCGGAGCGGGCCTGCTCGCCGGCGTGGGAGGTGCACTGGCGCTCTCCGGCCAAGACGAGGCAGTCGCCACCGTCTCCCCCACCGTGCCCGGTCGGATCAGCCCGTACGGCCTGCACCAGCCGGGCGTCACGTCGCGCACCCCGCGTGCCAACCGACTGCTCGCCTTGGACCTCAGGCGAGATGTCGACGCCGAAGCGTTGGGCCGGCTGATGCGGCAGTGGACCGGGACGATCGAAGCGGCCACCCAGGGGCATGCGCCGCCTGGCGACACGATCCGCGACCTCGCCCAAGACAACGTCGACCTGTCCGTGGTGGTGGGCTGGGGACCGCGACTCTTTCGTCGTCTCGGTCTGGCTGCTCCTGGCGGTCTCTCCCCCGTGCCGGCCTTCCGCCACGACAAGCTCCTGGAACGCTGGAACGGTGGCGACCTGCTGGTGATGGTGGGCGCGGCCGACGACACCAGCGTGGTGCATCTCGTACGCCGGCTGATGCTTGATGCCGAGCCGTTCGCCCGACCCCGCTGGGAGCAGGTGGGATCGTGGCGGGGCCTGGACGCCGACCAGGCCCCGACGACCGGGCGCAACCTTTTCGGACAGGTCGACGGCACCGGGAATCTGCGGCCCGAGGACCCGCTCTTCGACTCCACCGTGTGGGCCAAGACACCCGACTGGTTCGCCGGGGGCACCACGCTGGTCGTACGCCGCATCGAGATGGACCTCGACGTGTGGGAGTCGCTCACCCGAGACGAGATGGAGCGCTCCGTCGGGCGCGACCTTGATACCGGGGCGCCGCTGACCGGCGGGTCGGAGCGCGACCAGCCGGACCTCTCCGCACGCGACAGCGGTGGCCGTCTCATCGTGCCTGCCGACTCGCACGTACGCCGGTCACACCCGAGCCAGAACGGCGGCGCGAGGATCCTGCGCCGAGGTCTCAACTACACGGAGTTCGACGCCGCGTCCGGGCGCAGTCACGCCGGGCTGATCTTCTGCAGTTTCCAGGCCGACATCGCCACCCAGTTCGTGCCCTTGCAGCAACGCCTGGACGAGGGTGACGCGCTCAACGAGTGGACGACCGCGATCGGCAGTGCCGAGTTCGCCATCCTGCCCGGATTCGAGCGCGGCGGCTGGTTGGGCGAGCGGCTGCTCGGCTAG